The following coding sequences lie in one Desmodus rotundus isolate HL8 chromosome 1, HLdesRot8A.1, whole genome shotgun sequence genomic window:
- the CCDC187 gene encoding coiled-coil domain-containing protein 187 isoform X2, translated as MTQSHPRDSQRHCRLSPGAPGRPGAERAGTKHRADGLQSSAAKKGLTAALRRPRPCEQPGAPRGAPFMAWSDHCERPGTLGKASSYPWWTAGEEAKDGDSSVSSGRLSGSSGGHETCAPPRTPWTERPPQVLGSPRQHRESSPRLEKLRDKIRAQVRWQGSCASLGTSMPSSASHLQKASTLAPRQKVQKLKKPPAAPAFPVPRENPKSVKSSSCKREKSSTLSTRKAAKDKGSELVGVHAWRKGQALARGLLGPPPALPRLQSKAASREPAPTVEIGDTEKVGAAKSHPVHPWTPSPAAMRSDPQEPSSMPLRAPCDQAVTIQSALDILQDLRQQIQAGLELARDHQFRRGHEQRPSPWWPQESVGGRPRCPYRAPELRGSFSKSPWVPTKGMHSSSERAGSIPTGQHWRTLAQQESYPQRTWLAQGRDLAFQRPGSPCERLSYFPGRPWSASAGQRTWATCKGWEVPAQGLWNPLERPSPPVQRPWSTSLTKWAGSPCKGRCSLLPPSGVKNAWLRPTQSTLQMAPGKDTEVQPLLPCPKTRGLLGRPYSPESLREFMRQKALARRQQALEEKAAAVQALELRNQRLQDIYRKQREAILGKAGPSKAVPVVSQTTPSIVTFVPHSAQSRDPEAPGSLGSPVLQWSKVTSGMVLGDQEAPGSFCLCLNRALDGAEPLQTAGPQEGWEGMPLLRSASPSLGPPELQDLITQHPCPGLCIYLDPKEADRLGTPGPLHFRYKRARLQALETMANILKQRIDILTAKLLGSEAAEAPGGMVSDLPPSCPSTVPAASTPSTPVCPRALVPNRGRGAPLDVPVRPMLSPASFLDGEALLWSPGWEQRRAVSPTGHPASKPQGFMEDRCSELDKRLARNTASFQALRPSAGSSLRAPAPADPTCSSLWLEDPPLARGAGSVTPWTMRSCGQPGQPRARHFTDIQQKTLSFLQSLERDQQTQEQALALLRQRAQLEVWETRRALDELLFKHRLERLMGSRATQARPGAASELEGLQACGDLGPKASRSTLTAASRSQPRLGRDAAAPARGSEDGWGRQAGQSASAEPTEEGRPDQALSQLLLAKLYPGDSPIYQMLQQRLREQELHAQHQAALLRLRKRALEERMCLELSWLEHQRRYLGSEGKVAALVALAEQQRQALGDLEREQGETRYLPNSDLLSHYERTLLLQHHRDILSVQRSLARLQQELWATAQLLQSSSPEVPAARDRDSETSQQLEGPEQGASCSPTPHRPGSPAIHRPLRSPESPRVPPLVTEQQDGMSPGATSAADGHLQPPRPAWGQEAPTADGWPDAQGGLEESSSHMGPGDVQTNPSPRPAEGETWALMEGHAQSFWGWSPHSPGGEGPCSPRNASVAEGRMGAELGPDFANSPEGEAPAMESQRPEEPRTKTCWQEDPHGPSSWQEAAQLTTCPAPAAAEEATPPTQRQGSPLPQLTTPSGTCSRSPVGSRSPSPASDLSCPSLQEFQKVSAFLVQLSESSISLSDWEAGDSPDADLVWSRESSPRDSRGLHGDRGQATWERPADSGASPLHGPSTVPGGPESEPGLWQQGWTLLPPDVPSPRAGSGLSEVSSGVWDEESLPEPGTGAQPAVGRASPAGGSYDLEDGGAPCTPLPSLGPGGGQEVSGTSGSLTSGSDTGKANRTSPEAVVTAFPSDPNSCSDLDLSLSFPSGSSASKEADFSKGGEPGPPQASAGCPEGPWAAGLRAPTDRKPPQPPPGDPRLPAALRAESWAPGQGQSSTAPVPEEAQPPPGSRVLREILSPVDEVMSYGSADLPSSTHRDAHLPPPPPALPAESEPTPSPHSEDFPSPPEDALCPGGSLSPPEEGSSINTCELSSLSEEGLPQTLGPQEVSLCLGAGGRSGSLGDQLGESSSVVGNQTVGGRWSEPISWLGSASCGGAGSTPGRIPRLSVQHPALSRVDHVAGAGLPTPLTAGDTGLSGTWQGDPAPPLDVGPCAGPPGVDRAQVVDLVSTKLTGRILRDTLAALSDTAPLGSPPAGEPVVPAVLPGLPPRGWAVSGKTGLLRKE; from the exons TTCCACGGGAAAACCCAAAAAGCGTgaaaagtagttcctgtaaaagAGAGAAGTCCTCCACATTGTCCACCCGAAAAGCTGCCAAAGACAAGG GGTCCGAGCTCGTGGGCGTTCACGCCTGGAGGAAAGGACAAGCTCTGGCAAGGGGGCTGCTTGGGCCTCCGCCCGCCCTCCCCAGGCTTCAGAGCAAGGCAGCCTCTAGAGAGCCGGCCCCCACCGTGGAAATag GGGACACCGAGAAGGTAGGAGCTGCTAAGAGCCACCCTGTCCACCCCTGGACGCCCAGTCCAGCCGCTATGCGCAGTGACCCGCAGGAGCCTTCCAGCATGCCCCTCCGGGCCCCCTGCGACCAAGCCGTAACCATCCAGTCGGCTCTGGACATCCTTCAAGACCTGCGCCAGCAAAtccaggcagggctggagctggCCCGAGACCATCAGTTCCGGCGAGGGCATGAGCAGCGGCCATCCCCATGGTGGCCGCAGGAGTCGGTAGGGGGGAGGCCCCGGTGCCCCTACAGGGCCCCTGAACTGCGGGGCTCCTTCTCCAAGAGTCCCTGGGTCCCCACAAAGGGGATGCACTCCTCTTCAGAGAGAGCTGGGAGCATCCCCACTGGGCAGCACTGGAGAACCTTGGCCCAGCAGGAGTCCTATCCACAGAGGACCTGGTTGGCCCAAGGACGGGACCTGGCTTTCCAGAGGCCTGGGAGTCCCTGCGAAAGGCTGAGCTACTTCCCTGGGCGGCCCTGGAGCGCCTCAGCTGGGCAGAGAACCTGGGCCACTTGCAAAGGCTGGGAGGTCCCCGCCCAAGGACTGTGGAACCCTCTGGAAAGGCCAAGCCCTCCTGTCCAGAGGCCCTGGAGCACCTCCCTCACCAAGTGGGCTGGCAGCCCATGCAAGGGCAGAtgttccctcctgcctccctcggGAGTGAAGAACGCCTGGCTCAGGCCCACCCAGAGCACCCTTCAGATGGCACCTGGGAAGGACACTGAGGTGCAGCCGCTGCTGCCCTGCCCAAAGACCCGGGGGCTCCTGGGCCGCCCCTATAGCCCCGAGTCCTTGCGGGAGTTCATGCGTCAGAAGGCGTTGGCGCGGCGGCAGCAGGCCCTGGAAGAGAAGGCCGCGGCCGTGCAGGCGCTGGAGCTGAGGAACCAGAGGCTGCAGGACATCTACAGAAAACAGAGGGAGGCCATCCTGGGCAAGGCCGGCCCCAGCAAGGCCGTCCCCGTGGTCTCCCAGACCACCCCCAGCATCGTGAcctttgtcccacactccgcacAGTCCAGG GACCCAGAGGCGCCTGGGAGCCTGGGGTCGCCCGTGCTGCAGTGGAGCAAGGTGACTTCGGGCATGGTGCTGGGGGACCAGGAGGCCCCGGGCAG CTTCTGCCTGTGTCTGAACAGAGCCTTGGATGGTGCTGAGCCCCTGCAGACAGCAGGCCCCCAGGAAGGCTGGGAGGGCATGCCCCTGCTGAGgtctgccagcccctccctgggccccccaGAGCTCCAGGACCTGATCACCCAGCACCCATGTCCAGGTCTGTGCATCTACCTGGACCCCAAGGAGGCTGACCGCCTCGGCACGCCAGGCCCCCTGCACTTCCGGTACAAGCGGGCCCGGCTGCAGGCCTTGGAGACCATGGCCAACATCCTGAAGCAGCGGATCGACATTCTGACAGCCAAGCTGCTTGGGTCCGAGGCAGCGGAAGCTCCAGGGGGCATGGTCTCAGACCTGCCACCCTCGTGTCCCAGCACTGTGCCTGCAGCCTCCACGCCTTCCACACCAGTCTGCCCCAGAGCCTTGGTGCCCAACAGGGGCAGAGGAGCCCCCTTGGATGTGCCGGTGAGGCCGATGCTCTCTCCTGCCAGCTTCCTGGACGGCGAGGCGCTgctgtggagccctggctgggagcaGCGGCGGGCCGTGAGCCCCACAGGCCACCCGGCCAGCAAACCCCAAG gtttcatggaagacagatGTTCGGAGCTGGACAAGAGGCTGGCGAGAAACACGGCTTCCTTCCAGGCCCTCCGCCCCTCGGCAGGGAG CTCACTCAGGGCACCAGCACCAGCGGACCCCACCTGCAGCTccctgtggctggaggacccCCCGTTGGCCAGAGGGGCAGGCTCGGTCACGCCCTGGACCATGCGGAGCTGCG GTCAGCCCGGCCAGCCCCGTGCCAGGCACTTCACCGACATCCAGCAGAAGACCCTGAGCTTTCTCCAGTCACTGGAG CGGGACCAGCAGACTCAGGAGCAGGCGCTGGCCCTTCTGCGGCAGCGGGCACAGCTGGAGGTCTGGGAGACCCGGAGGGCCCTGGATGAGCTGCTCTTCAAACACCGGCTGGAG AGGCTGATGGGGAGCCGTGCGACCCAGGCCAGGCCGGGAGCAGCTTCAGAGCTGGAGGGGCTGCAGGCGTGTGGGGACCTGGGTCCGAAGGCCTCTCGGAGCACTCTGACAGCCGCATCGAG GTCGCAGCCTCGCCTGGGCAGAGATGCTGCCGCGCCCGCCCGGGGCTCTGAGGACGGATGGGGGAGGCAGGCCGGCCAGTCAGCCTCTGCAG AGCCCACGGAGGAAGGGAGGCCAGACCAAGCCCTCTCCCAGTTGCTCCTGGCCAAGCTTTATCCTGGGGACAGCCCCATCTACCAG ATGTTACAGCAGAGGCTCCGGGAGCAAGAGCTGCACGCACAGCACCAGGCCGCGCTGCTGCGCCTGCGCAAGAGGGCGCTTGAGGAGAGGATGTGCTTGGAGCTGTCCTGGCTGGAGCATCAGAGACG GTATCTGGGCAGCGAGGGGAAGGTAGCTGCGCTGGTGGCCTTGGCAGAGCAGCAGCGGCAGGCCCTGGGCGACCTTGAGCGGGAGCAG GGGGAGACCCGGTACCTGCCGAACAGCGACCTGCTCTCGCACTACGAGAGGACACTGCTGCTGCAGCACCACCGGGACATCCTCTCTGTGCAGAGGTCCTTGGCCCGCCTGCAGCAGGAGCTTTGGGCCACGGCCCAGCTGCTTCAG AGCTCCAGTCCCGAAGTCCCAGCCGCCCGGGACAGGGACTCTGAGACAAGCCAGCAGCTGGAGGGGCCTGAACAGGGAGCATCATGCTCCCCGACACCACACAGGCCTGGCAGCCCCGCCATCCACCGCCCCCTCAGAAGCCCTGAGAGCCCTCGAGTCCCACC CCTTGTCACCGAGCAGCAGGACGGGATGTCCCCTGGGGCAACTTCAGCTGCAGATGGTCACCTGCAGCCTCCGAGGCCAGCTTGGGGACAGGAGGCACCCACAGCGGATGGCTGGCCTGACGCCCAGGGTGGGCTGGAGGAGAGCAGCAGCCATATGGGCCCAG GAGACGTGCAGACCAACCCCAGCCCCCGACCAGCAGAGGGGGAGACCTGGGCTCTGATGGAAGGCCACGCACAGAGCTTCTGGGGCTGGAGCCCGCACTCCCCGGGCGGAGAGGGGCCCTGCAGCCCCCGGAATGCCAGC GTGGCTGAAGGCAGAATGGGGGCAGAATTGGGGCCAGATTTTGCCAACAGCCCTGAGGGGGAGGCCCCCGCAATGGAAAGCCAGCGGCCAGAGGAGCCGAG GACAAAGACCTGTTGGCAGGAGGACCCCCACGGCCCCTCTTCCTGGCAGGAAGCCGCTCAGCTGACCACCTGTCCAG CTCCTGCAGCAGCTGAGGAGGCGACGCCCCCTACCCAGCGCCagggcagccccctgccccagctcacCACCCCCTCTGGGACCTGctccaggtctccagtggggtcCCGCAGCCCCTCTCCTGCGAGCGATCTGTCCTGTCCCTCTCTCCAGGAGTTCCAGAAAGTGTCCGCCTTTCTGGTCCAGCTTTCTGAGAGCTCCATCTCCCTGTCAGACTGGGAGGCCGGGGACAGCCCAGACGCAGACCTGGTCTGGTCTAGGGAGTCTTCTCCTCGAGACTCTAGGGGGCTGCATGGGGACAGAGGGCAAGCCACCTGGGAGAGGCCAGCAGACAGCGGGGCCAGCCCCCTGCATGGCCCCTCCACTGTGCCAGGAGGCCCAGAGTCGGAGCCAGGCCTCTGGCAGCAGGGCTGGACGCTGCTCCCCCCTgatgtcccctcccccagggcagggTCGGGACTGTCAGAGGTGTCCAGCGGGGTCTGGGATGAGGAGAGTCTGCCGGAGCCCGGCACGGGTGCCCAGCCGGCCGTGGGGCGCGCCTCACCTGCCGGGGGCTCCTACGACCTGGAGGACGGAGGGGCACCCTGCACGCCACTTCCGTCCCTGGGCCCTGGTGGGGGACAGGAAGTTTCTGGAACCAGTGGGAGCCTGACCAGTGGGTCAGACACAGGCAAGGCCAATCGGACGTCCCCCGAGGCTGTCGTCACAGCTTTCCCATCTGATCCCAATTCCTGCAGTGACTTAGACCTGTCCCTGTCCTTTCCCTCGGGGTCCTCGGCATCCAAAGAGGCGGATTTCAGCAAAGGAGGGGAGCCTGGGCCTCCACAGGCCTCTGCTGGCTGCccagaggggccctgggctgccGGCCTGAGGGCACCCACTGATAGAAAGcccccacagcctcctcctgGAGACCCTCGTCTGCCAGCAGCCCTGAGAGCTGAGAGCTGGGcacctgggcaggggcagagcagcACGGCCCCTGTCCCGGAGGAAGCCCAGCCCCCACCGGGCAGCCGAGTCCTGCGGGAGATCCTGTCCCCAGTGGACGAAGTGATGTCTTATGGCAGTGCTGACCTCCCATCCTCCACACACAGGGacgcccacctccctcctccgcctcccGCCCTCCCAGCAGAGAGCgagcccacccccagcccccactcagaggacttcccttcccctcccgaAGATGCCCTGTGTCCTGGGGGCTCGCTGAGCCCCCCAGAGGAGGGCTCCTCCATCAACACATGCGAGTTGTCCTCCTTATCTGAGGAGGGGCTGCCCcagaccctggggccccaggaggtCAGCCTCTGCCTAGGGGCAGGTGGACGGAGCGGAAGCCTTGGGGACCAACTGGGTGAATCAAGTTCTGTTGTGGGGAACCAGACTGTGGGGGGCCGATGGTCTGAACCCATCAGCTGGCTGGGGTCCGCCTCATGCGGGGGGGCAGGCAGTACCCCGGGCAGGATCCCCAGGCTGTCAGTGCAGCATCCAGCCCTGTCCCGAGTGGACCACGTAGCTGGGGCAGGCCTGCCGACACCCTTGACGGCTGGTGACACAGGGCTGTCTGGCACCTGGCAGGGGGACCCGGCTCCTCCTCTAGATGTGGGTCCCTGCGCTGGGCCGCCTGGCGTGGACAGGGCACAGGTGGTGGATCTGGTCTCCACGAAGCTCACCGGGAGGATCCTGCGAGACACACTGGCTGCGCTCTCAGACACAGCCCCGCTGGGCAGCCCGCCTGCCGGGGAGCCGGTGGTGCCAGCCGTGTTGCCaggcctcccgccgcggggctggGCAGTCTCAGGGAAGACGGGACTTCTGAGAAAAGAGTAG